A single genomic interval of Sphingopyxis sp. CCNWLW2 harbors:
- a CDS encoding acyltransferase family protein yields MDIRRVECLDGLRGVAALWVLIGHMMILTGFRLPLIGKPDLGVDLFILLSGFLMMYQYRLRAGSEDWDAPGTWAAFWTRRFFRLAPLFYVTLAAALIAGPSIYADRVAIDSFLGQALQPAERYTDGGLTNIVMHLTFLFGALPEYAFRTPLPDWSLGLEMQFYLLFPFLILLGRRIGWIPAALVAAGGGVAIALIAGAAGLDYPMPSFLPLKLQLFLAGMLIAADPGESLARLWMRLGAAMLLAAIPIGGDQDLLHFAVRELLVFGFFALVHWRSLGVIGWVSRLFGSRPFYWLGELSYGTYLIHLLILQPVAAAVIGQFGTGLGAAGRFALTGAIVVPVTYALAFVTYRLVELPGQRLGKAMIKRVAGGSTPRALQTVPEKIAAP; encoded by the coding sequence ATGGACATTCGGCGAGTCGAGTGTCTGGATGGCCTGCGCGGCGTCGCGGCCCTCTGGGTGCTCATCGGGCATATGATGATCCTGACCGGTTTCCGCTTGCCGCTGATCGGCAAGCCCGACCTCGGCGTCGACCTGTTCATCCTGCTCTCGGGCTTCCTGATGATGTATCAGTACCGGCTGCGCGCGGGCAGTGAGGACTGGGATGCGCCCGGCACCTGGGCGGCTTTCTGGACGCGCCGCTTTTTCCGGCTGGCACCGCTTTTTTATGTGACGCTCGCGGCGGCGCTGATCGCGGGGCCGTCGATTTATGCAGACCGCGTCGCGATCGACAGCTTCCTCGGGCAAGCGCTTCAGCCCGCCGAGCGCTATACCGACGGGGGCCTCACCAATATCGTGATGCATCTGACCTTCCTGTTCGGAGCGCTGCCCGAATACGCTTTTCGCACCCCGCTGCCCGACTGGAGCCTCGGGCTCGAAATGCAATTCTACCTGCTCTTTCCCTTCCTCATCCTGCTCGGACGGCGGATCGGCTGGATCCCCGCGGCACTGGTCGCGGCGGGGGGCGGTGTGGCCATCGCGTTGATCGCCGGGGCGGCGGGGCTCGACTATCCGATGCCGTCCTTCCTGCCGTTGAAGCTCCAGCTTTTCCTCGCCGGCATGCTGATCGCCGCCGATCCGGGGGAGAGCCTTGCGCGGCTATGGATGCGCCTTGGCGCCGCGATGCTGCTCGCCGCGATCCCGATCGGGGGCGATCAGGACCTGCTCCATTTCGCGGTGCGCGAGCTGCTCGTGTTCGGCTTTTTCGCGCTGGTTCATTGGCGTTCGCTCGGTGTGATCGGCTGGGTTTCGCGCCTGTTCGGCAGCCGCCCCTTCTATTGGCTGGGCGAGCTGTCCTATGGCACCTATCTGATCCACCTGCTGATCCTGCAGCCAGTCGCGGCGGCGGTCATCGGACAATTCGGCACCGGGCTCGGCGCCGCCGGGCGGTTCGCCTTGACCGGAGCGATCGTGGTTCCGGTGACCTATGCCCTTGCTTTTGTGACCTACAGGTTGGTCGAGCTGCCCGGGCAGCGGCTGGGCAAGGCGATGATCAAGCGCGTGGCCGGGGGCAGCACGCCGCGCGCGCTTCAGACAGTGCCCGAAAAGATCGCCGCGCCCTAG
- a CDS encoding glycosyltransferase family 4 protein encodes MLQRTSLSSSAPAGAPIICVTGLRGFPHVMGGIESHCEELLPRIKAIWPDHRSVVLGRAPYLPEPVGEHRGVEIVGIPCPRSQNLEAVVSTLLAVLSARKRGAGLIHIHAIGPGLLAPLARLLGLKVVVTHHGTDYHRAKWGLAARTALRAGEWLALSFANRVIAVSPSLAAQLRQSFPKRAHAISYIPNGTSDLPGDADPALVLERLGLEDGDFLLAVARLVPEKGLHDLIDAHERSNCTAKLVIAGSADHESEYARDLLARASDRVIFAGVQSRATLKCLYEHCALFVMPSYHEGLPIAALEAASCGARMLLSDISANLDIGLDAPNYFPVGDVAALTERLNADCAEFQIDRDAVRARFSWDKAAEDTLDVYRATLAPGRTAPRAPNYSDAVEA; translated from the coding sequence ATGCTGCAACGGACAAGTCTGTCTTCCAGCGCCCCCGCGGGCGCGCCTATCATCTGCGTGACCGGCCTTCGCGGCTTTCCGCATGTGATGGGCGGGATCGAAAGCCATTGCGAGGAGCTTCTCCCGCGGATCAAGGCGATCTGGCCCGATCATCGGTCGGTCGTGCTCGGCCGCGCGCCCTATCTGCCCGAGCCGGTGGGCGAGCATCGCGGTGTCGAGATCGTCGGTATCCCCTGCCCGCGCTCGCAAAATCTCGAGGCGGTGGTGTCGACGTTGCTCGCGGTCCTTTCCGCCCGCAAGCGCGGCGCCGGGCTGATCCATATCCATGCGATCGGCCCCGGTTTGCTCGCGCCGCTGGCCCGGCTGCTCGGTCTGAAGGTGGTGGTGACGCACCACGGCACCGATTATCACCGCGCCAAATGGGGCCTCGCCGCGCGCACCGCGCTGCGCGCCGGCGAGTGGCTAGCGCTGAGTTTCGCCAACCGGGTGATCGCCGTCTCGCCCTCGCTCGCCGCGCAGCTGCGGCAGAGCTTCCCGAAACGCGCGCACGCGATCTCCTACATTCCCAACGGCACGTCCGACCTGCCCGGCGACGCCGATCCGGCGCTCGTGCTCGAACGGCTGGGGCTCGAGGACGGCGATTTCCTCCTCGCGGTCGCGCGGCTCGTTCCCGAAAAGGGCCTGCACGACCTGATCGACGCGCATGAGCGGTCGAACTGTACGGCGAAGCTCGTCATCGCGGGTTCGGCCGATCACGAAAGCGAATATGCGCGCGACCTGCTCGCGCGCGCCAGCGACCGCGTGATCTTTGCCGGCGTCCAGTCACGCGCGACGCTGAAGTGCCTCTACGAGCATTGCGCGCTGTTCGTGATGCCCTCCTATCACGAGGGCCTGCCGATCGCGGCGCTCGAGGCGGCGAGCTGCGGCGCGCGGATGCTGCTGAGCGACATCTCCGCCAATCTCGACATTGGGCTCGACGCGCCGAACTATTTCCCGGTTGGCGATGTCGCGGCGCTCACCGAACGGCTGAACGCCGATTGCGCGGAATTTCAGATCGATCGCGACGCCGTGCGCGCGCGCTTCAGCTGGGACAAGGCGGCGGAGGACACGCTCGACGTCTATCGCGCCACGCTTGCGCCGGGCCGGACGGCGCCGCGCGCGCCCAATTATTCCGACGCGGTGGAAGCTTAG
- a CDS encoding NAD-dependent epimerase/dehydratase family protein, with protein sequence MTDDSPILVTGAAGFIGHAVSERLLARGERVLGLDNFTDYYDVALKKARTARLVDNFSFRLIDGDIASPGLISELVEANGIRRIVHLAAQAGVRYSLENPFAYEHSNLKGHLAVLEAARHAGNIEHLVYASSSSVYGDRPLGGTGFREDEPCTAPVSLYAATKRSCELMSESYAKLYHLPLSGLRFFTVYGPWGRPDMAYYGFAQKILLGQPIEVFGEGRMARDFTYIDDIVDGVVGVLDRPPAGGENRLLNIGDCNPVGLMDMIAVLERALGRPAIKLMRPMQPGDVTATYADISAINALTGYSPKVPLARGIERFVDWYLGEIENGGRGPMAAVA encoded by the coding sequence ATGACCGACGACAGCCCCATCCTGGTAACCGGCGCCGCCGGCTTCATCGGCCATGCGGTGTCCGAACGGCTCCTCGCGCGCGGCGAACGCGTACTCGGGCTCGACAATTTCACCGACTACTACGACGTCGCGCTCAAGAAGGCGCGCACCGCGCGGCTGGTCGATAATTTCAGTTTCCGGCTGATCGATGGCGACATCGCCAGCCCCGGGTTGATCAGCGAGCTGGTCGAGGCGAACGGCATCCGCCGCATCGTCCACCTCGCCGCGCAGGCGGGGGTGCGCTACAGCCTCGAAAACCCCTTCGCCTATGAGCATAGCAACCTCAAAGGGCATCTCGCGGTGCTCGAGGCCGCGCGCCACGCAGGCAACATTGAGCATCTCGTCTACGCCTCGTCGAGTTCGGTCTATGGCGACCGCCCGCTCGGCGGCACGGGCTTTCGCGAGGACGAGCCCTGCACCGCGCCGGTCTCGCTCTATGCGGCGACCAAGCGCAGCTGCGAGCTGATGAGCGAAAGCTATGCCAAGCTCTATCACCTGCCGCTCAGCGGCCTGCGCTTCTTCACCGTCTATGGACCCTGGGGCCGGCCCGACATGGCCTATTATGGTTTCGCGCAGAAGATCCTGCTCGGCCAGCCGATCGAGGTGTTCGGCGAAGGCCGGATGGCGCGCGATTTCACCTATATCGACGATATCGTCGACGGCGTCGTCGGTGTGCTAGACCGGCCGCCGGCGGGCGGCGAGAACCGGCTGCTCAACATCGGCGACTGCAATCCCGTCGGGCTGATGGACATGATCGCGGTACTCGAACGCGCGCTCGGCCGGCCCGCGATCAAGCTGATGCGGCCGATGCAGCCGGGCGACGTGACCGCGACCTACGCCGACATCTCGGCGATCAACGCGCTCACCGGATACAGCCCCAAGGTCCCGCTTGCCCGCGGGATCGAGCGGTTCGTCGACTGGTATCTGGGCGAAATAGAAAATGGTGGAAGAGGGCCGATGGCAGCGGTGGCCTGA
- a CDS encoding UDP-glucose dehydrogenase family protein — MRIVMIGSGYVGLVSGACFADFGHHVTCVDKDANKIARLQAGGIPIYEPGLDDLVARNVAAGNLAFTTELSEAVGAADVVFIAVGTPSRRGDGHADLSYVHDAAREIAGALSGFTVIVTKSTVPVGTGDEVERIIRECNPAAEFAVASNPEFLREGAAIEDFKRPDRVVIGIEDERARAPMEEVYRPLSLNKAPIVFTSRRTSELIKYAANAFLAMKITYINEMADLCEQVGADVQEVASGIGLDNRIGAKFLNAGPGYGGSCFPKDTLALMKTAQDHDAPLRLIEATVAVNEQRKRAMGRKVIAAMNGQVRGRTVAVLGLTFKPNTDDMRDAPSIAIIQTLQDAGAKVRAYDPEGMDAAKAVLTDVEYASSAYAAAEGAAATVIVTEWDAFRALDLKRLKAAMAEPVLVDLRNIYPPARAEEAGLRYVGIGRPGQPAGEAEAADERHAA, encoded by the coding sequence ATGCGTATCGTAATGATCGGGTCCGGCTATGTCGGGCTCGTTTCGGGCGCGTGTTTTGCCGATTTCGGCCATCATGTGACCTGCGTCGACAAGGACGCGAACAAGATCGCCCGCCTGCAGGCCGGCGGCATCCCCATCTATGAGCCCGGTCTCGACGATCTGGTCGCGCGCAACGTCGCGGCGGGCAATCTCGCCTTCACCACCGAACTGTCCGAGGCCGTTGGCGCCGCCGATGTCGTGTTCATCGCGGTCGGCACCCCCAGCCGCCGCGGCGACGGCCACGCCGACCTGTCCTATGTCCACGACGCGGCGCGCGAGATCGCCGGCGCGCTCTCCGGCTTCACCGTGATCGTCACCAAATCGACCGTGCCCGTCGGCACCGGCGACGAGGTCGAGCGCATCATCCGCGAGTGCAACCCGGCGGCCGAATTCGCCGTCGCCTCCAACCCCGAATTCCTGCGCGAAGGTGCCGCGATCGAGGATTTCAAGCGCCCCGACCGCGTCGTGATCGGTATCGAGGACGAACGCGCGCGCGCGCCGATGGAAGAAGTCTATCGCCCGCTTTCGCTCAACAAGGCGCCGATCGTATTCACCAGCCGCCGCACCAGCGAGCTGATCAAATATGCCGCCAACGCCTTCCTCGCGATGAAGATCACCTACATCAACGAGATGGCGGACCTGTGCGAACAGGTCGGCGCGGACGTCCAGGAGGTCGCCAGCGGCATCGGGCTCGACAACCGGATCGGCGCGAAGTTCCTGAATGCCGGCCCCGGCTATGGCGGCTCCTGCTTCCCAAAGGACACGCTCGCGCTGATGAAGACCGCGCAGGATCACGACGCGCCGCTGCGGCTGATCGAGGCGACCGTCGCGGTGAACGAACAGCGCAAGCGCGCGATGGGCCGCAAGGTCATCGCCGCGATGAACGGGCAGGTGCGCGGCCGCACCGTCGCGGTGCTCGGCCTGACCTTCAAACCCAACACCGACGATATGCGCGACGCGCCGTCGATCGCGATCATCCAGACGCTGCAGGATGCCGGCGCCAAGGTCCGCGCCTACGATCCCGAAGGCATGGACGCGGCGAAAGCGGTGCTGACCGACGTCGAATATGCATCCTCCGCCTATGCCGCCGCCGAAGGCGCGGCGGCGACAGTGATCGTCACCGAATGGGACGCGTTCCGCGCGCTCGACCTTAAGCGCCTGAAGGCCGCGATGGCCGAACCGGTGCTTGTTGACCTCCGCAACATCTATCCGCCCGCGCGGGCCGAGGAAGCGGGCCTGCGCTATGTCGGCATCGGCCGGCCGGGCCAGCCCGCGGGCGAAGCCGAAGCCGCAGACGAGAGGCACGCCGCATGA
- a CDS encoding aldehyde dehydrogenase family protein — MLEAQRGAFFADLPVSLALRRDRLRRAMLMIEKNADALCDALAADQPNQDSDSARLIEVAPALAALRTAIDGVGRWMRPKGGRSLLARLRGAGDYVEYLPVGVIGIAAPASLPLLRTAGILAGALAAGNRVTLKFDAASEQLSRLIGELAPDFFDPLELAVASDGDFAQQPFDLLVTSEPQEGDGVMIARSGPSPVILGRSADFAKAADNVIARKRLKGGSAPLAPDYLLVPEEQEEAIASWLWRAAMQPGANEAALPGAEQQRLARLLDNARARGGEVMTAEPRGAGMPLHIIRHASEDMLVMQEEFRGPILPLRNYARIEDAIATIHRRPPPLAITYFGRDAAERRHVLEHTLSAAIAIDGRIPSAAKADAGMTLNIDHGEAGFRRFSRTRHVCRQPLAGFARASARDGGDDLGGAAPALH; from the coding sequence ATGCTGGAAGCGCAACGTGGGGCATTTTTCGCCGACTTGCCGGTGTCGTTGGCCCTTCGCCGCGACCGGCTGCGGCGTGCGATGCTGATGATCGAAAAAAACGCCGACGCGCTGTGCGACGCCCTCGCCGCCGACCAGCCGAATCAGGATTCGGACTCCGCCAGGCTTATCGAAGTGGCGCCGGCGCTGGCGGCGCTGCGGACAGCGATCGACGGAGTGGGCCGCTGGATGCGCCCCAAAGGCGGGCGCAGCCTGCTCGCGCGGCTGCGCGGGGCCGGCGACTATGTGGAATATCTGCCGGTCGGGGTGATCGGCATCGCGGCGCCGGCGTCGCTGCCGCTGCTCCGGACGGCGGGCATCCTCGCGGGGGCGCTCGCCGCAGGCAACCGGGTGACGTTGAAATTCGACGCGGCCTCGGAGCAGTTGAGCCGGCTGATCGGCGAACTCGCGCCCGATTTCTTCGATCCGCTCGAACTGGCGGTCGCGTCCGATGGCGACTTTGCACAGCAGCCGTTCGACCTGCTGGTGACAAGCGAACCGCAGGAAGGTGATGGGGTTATGATTGCGCGCTCGGGCCCGTCGCCGGTCATCCTCGGACGCTCGGCCGATTTTGCCAAGGCGGCCGACAATGTGATCGCACGCAAGCGCCTCAAGGGCGGAAGCGCACCGCTCGCGCCCGACTATCTTCTCGTGCCCGAAGAGCAGGAAGAGGCGATTGCGTCCTGGCTGTGGCGCGCCGCGATGCAGCCCGGGGCGAACGAAGCGGCGCTGCCGGGCGCCGAACAGCAACGGCTGGCGCGGCTATTGGATAACGCGCGCGCGCGCGGAGGCGAGGTGATGACGGCGGAGCCGCGCGGGGCGGGAATGCCGCTCCACATCATTCGCCACGCCAGCGAAGACATGCTGGTGATGCAGGAGGAGTTTCGGGGGCCGATCCTGCCGCTGCGCAATTATGCGCGGATCGAGGATGCGATCGCCACGATCCATCGGCGACCGCCGCCGCTCGCCATCACGTATTTCGGCCGCGATGCTGCGGAGCGCCGCCATGTGCTCGAACATACGCTGTCTGCGGCGATCGCGATCGACGGGCGAATTCCGTCCGCGGCGAAGGCCGATGCGGGCATGACGCTCAACATCGATCACGGCGAAGCTGGTTTCCGGCGATTCAGCCGGACGCGGCACGTTTGTCGCCAGCCTTTGGCCGGTTTTGCGCGTGCGTCCGCGCGCGACGGCGGCGACGATTTGGGTGGAGCGGCGCCCGCGCTGCACTGA
- a CDS encoding UTP--glucose-1-phosphate uridylyltransferase, whose product MRKIRKAVFPIGGLGTRFLPATKSMPKEMLPVVDRPLIQYAVDEAREAGIEQFIFVTSRGKSLIEDHFDHAFELEEAMARRGKSLSALDGTRPPPGDINIVRQQEPLGLGHAVWCARRLVGDEPFAVLLPDDLMVGEPGCLKQMVEAYADLGGNLICTEEVAAADTQKYGIVTPGASAGAITEVRGLVEKPAPDVAPSRLAVIGRYILQPEVMNVLGSQEEGAGGEIQLTDALARMIGQQPFHGVTFQGQRYDCGDKSGFVTATLALALARPDIAPAVRAFLAAA is encoded by the coding sequence ATGCGAAAAATACGCAAGGCCGTGTTCCCCATCGGCGGCCTTGGAACCCGGTTCCTTCCGGCGACCAAGTCGATGCCTAAGGAAATGCTGCCGGTCGTCGATCGGCCGCTCATCCAATATGCGGTCGATGAGGCCCGCGAGGCGGGCATCGAGCAGTTCATTTTCGTGACCAGCCGCGGCAAGAGCCTGATCGAGGATCATTTCGACCATGCCTTCGAGCTTGAGGAAGCGATGGCCCGGCGCGGCAAGTCGCTTTCCGCGCTCGACGGCACCCGTCCCCCGCCGGGCGACATCAACATCGTGCGGCAGCAGGAGCCGCTCGGGCTGGGCCATGCCGTGTGGTGCGCCCGCCGCCTCGTCGGCGACGAACCCTTCGCGGTGCTGCTGCCCGACGATCTGATGGTCGGCGAACCCGGCTGCCTCAAGCAGATGGTCGAGGCCTATGCCGATCTTGGCGGCAATCTGATCTGCACCGAGGAAGTCGCCGCTGCGGACACGCAAAAATATGGCATCGTCACGCCGGGTGCGAGCGCCGGGGCGATTACCGAGGTCCGGGGACTGGTCGAGAAGCCGGCGCCGGACGTCGCGCCGTCGCGGCTGGCCGTCATCGGCCGCTACATTCTCCAACCCGAGGTGATGAACGTCCTCGGCAGCCAGGAGGAAGGTGCGGGCGGCGAGATCCAGCTCACCGACGCACTGGCGCGGATGATCGGCCAGCAGCCGTTCCACGGCGTCACCTTTCAAGGTCAGCGTTATGATTGCGGCGACAAGAGCGGCTTTGTGACCGCGACGCTCGCGCTCGCGCTCGCCCGTCCTGACATCGCGCCCGCGGTGCGTGCCTTTCTGGCTGCCGCATAA
- a CDS encoding GumC family protein, whose translation MDAVTRHIPRGREADPEVDRGALIDLRRVGGVLRRRWMILCAAMAAAIVIAAAAYLAAEPRYLATAQVALERTAEQVIKVDSVIPTTDPDSAAVDTEVQVLRSPELIGRVVDRLKLERDPAFNEAAGQGQPTAQPDLIGRQRAIGTLLGGLTVKRDGLSYAISVSFEGATPVQSAQIANALVDDYVSGQVGSKTEATHRARGFLEERLQDLRAQVVGAERAVADYRAAHNLFAVSEASSVTQQELSGLSTQLAQAKAENAAAQARLSAARAQLSGGRTGEELGDSLDSPVVSQLRAQRAEVAREVGALEKRYGPRHPDLVRAQSQLRVADQQIAAEVQRIVSNVAIQASIANQRAGSLAGSVAQSEGKLASDNAASVRLNELERNAESARTLYQAFLDRYRQTVAQSGLERSDAYVVSRARVPGAPSSPNMLIYAAMAVVGGLGIGVLLVVLLQLLERGIETSDAIEEMLGLSTLASIPDANTLPGYRKLGPPAPPAELLLKRPQSTYAEAFRTLRTSIQFAEAAGPIRVVAITSAVPGEGKTTTAMGLARAVAAAGGKVLLIDADARRRASSRQFADGVKLGLDEVLAGQATLEQAIVKDSMSGAFLLPQRLDSKGVGLTESPRLAELIEEVRGRYDLVILDTPPVLPVDEARVIASMADGVVFLVRWRKTPAKAASVALRRLYDVHAEMLGAVLTLVDVREQERAGYEDGGTFLKAYRPYYAD comes from the coding sequence ATGGACGCAGTAACACGGCATATTCCGCGCGGCCGGGAAGCGGACCCTGAGGTCGATCGCGGCGCGCTGATCGACCTGCGCCGGGTCGGCGGTGTGCTGCGCCGGCGATGGATGATCTTATGTGCGGCGATGGCCGCGGCGATCGTGATCGCCGCGGCCGCCTATCTCGCCGCCGAACCGCGCTACCTCGCCACCGCGCAGGTCGCGCTGGAACGGACGGCGGAGCAGGTCATCAAGGTCGATTCGGTGATCCCCACGACCGATCCCGATTCGGCAGCGGTCGATACCGAGGTGCAGGTCTTGCGCTCGCCCGAGCTCATCGGGCGCGTGGTCGATCGGCTGAAGCTCGAACGCGACCCGGCGTTCAACGAGGCCGCCGGACAGGGCCAGCCGACCGCGCAGCCCGACCTGATCGGGCGCCAGCGCGCGATCGGTACGCTGCTGGGCGGGCTGACGGTGAAGCGCGACGGGCTATCCTATGCGATCAGCGTCTCGTTCGAGGGCGCCACGCCGGTGCAGTCGGCGCAGATCGCCAATGCGCTAGTCGACGATTATGTATCGGGGCAGGTCGGATCGAAGACCGAGGCGACGCATCGCGCGCGCGGATTCCTCGAAGAGCGCCTTCAGGATCTTCGCGCGCAAGTGGTCGGCGCCGAGCGCGCGGTCGCCGATTATCGCGCCGCGCACAATCTTTTCGCGGTCTCCGAAGCGAGCAGTGTGACGCAGCAGGAGCTGTCGGGGCTGTCGACCCAGCTTGCCCAAGCCAAGGCCGAAAATGCCGCGGCGCAGGCGCGCCTTTCGGCCGCGCGCGCGCAACTGAGCGGCGGGCGGACTGGCGAGGAGCTTGGCGATTCGCTCGATTCCCCCGTGGTCAGCCAGCTGCGCGCCCAGCGCGCCGAGGTGGCGCGCGAGGTCGGGGCGCTCGAAAAACGCTATGGCCCCCGGCATCCCGATCTCGTTCGCGCGCAGAGCCAGCTCCGCGTCGCCGATCAGCAGATCGCGGCCGAGGTGCAGCGCATCGTCTCCAACGTCGCGATCCAGGCGAGTATCGCCAACCAGCGCGCGGGTTCGCTCGCGGGGTCGGTGGCGCAGTCCGAGGGTAAGCTCGCCAGCGACAATGCGGCATCGGTGCGGCTGAACGAGCTGGAGCGCAACGCCGAATCGGCGCGGACGCTCTATCAGGCGTTCCTCGATCGCTATCGCCAGACGGTCGCGCAATCGGGGCTGGAGCGCAGCGATGCCTATGTCGTCAGCCGCGCGCGCGTTCCCGGCGCGCCGAGTTCGCCGAACATGCTGATCTATGCGGCGATGGCCGTGGTCGGCGGGCTCGGCATCGGCGTGCTGCTCGTTGTCCTGCTCCAGCTGCTCGAACGCGGCATCGAAACGAGCGATGCGATCGAGGAAATGCTGGGGCTGTCGACGCTCGCTTCGATCCCCGACGCCAACACGCTGCCCGGCTATCGCAAGCTGGGTCCGCCGGCGCCCCCGGCGGAGCTGCTGCTCAAGCGGCCCCAATCGACCTATGCCGAAGCCTTCCGCACGCTCCGTACGTCGATCCAGTTCGCCGAGGCGGCGGGCCCGATCCGCGTCGTCGCGATCACCTCGGCGGTGCCGGGCGAAGGCAAGACCACCACCGCGATGGGGCTGGCCCGCGCGGTGGCGGCGGCGGGCGGCAAGGTGCTGCTGATCGACGCCGACGCACGGCGGCGTGCGTCCAGCCGGCAGTTCGCCGACGGCGTGAAGCTGGGGCTGGACGAAGTGCTGGCGGGGCAGGCGACGCTGGAACAGGCGATTGTCAAGGACAGCATGTCGGGCGCTTTCCTGCTGCCGCAGCGGCTCGATTCCAAAGGCGTCGGGTTGACCGAAAGCCCGCGGCTGGCCGAGCTGATCGAGGAAGTGCGCGGGCGGTACGACCTCGTGATCCTCGACACGCCGCCGGTGCTGCCGGTCGACGAGGCGCGCGTGATCGCGAGCATGGCCGACGGGGTGGTGTTCCTCGTGCGCTGGCGTAAGACGCCGGCCAAGGCGGCCTCGGTGGCGCTGCGGCGATTGTACGATGTCCATGCCGAGATGCTGGGCGCGGTGCTGACGCTGGTCGACGTGCGCGAGCAGGAGCGGGCGGGCTATGAGGATGGCGGCACCTTCCTGAAGGCGTACCGTCCTTATTATGCCGACTGA
- a CDS encoding acyl-CoA dehydrogenase family protein, with product MTEIELEAELNDLRMSKEAQPLFDAVKRHIAENVDPITEEFFRLGEGRADRWSWAPGQLELLEGAKDKAKAAGLWNFFLPHGDTGTPLSNLDYAYIAAELGKSPLASESLNCSAPDTGNMEVLEMVGTPDQKERWLKPLLNGEIRSAYVMTEPGVASSDASNLETRARLEGDEWVINGEKYFISGAGDPRCKILICMVNTNPEAARKAQHSQILVPMDTPGVQVLGPMHVFGADHAPQGHMHMRFDNVRVPKDNILLGEGRGFEISQMRLGPGRIHHCMRTIGKAERALDLMVKRGNSRTAFGRQISQLGKNLEVIARARIEIEAMRLIVLKAAKAMDLLGNREARVWVSMAKAMVPERTCQIIDQAIQIHGATGISQWTPLADLYADVRHLRFADGPDEVHYMVVGREELGRH from the coding sequence ATGACCGAGATCGAACTCGAAGCCGAACTCAACGACCTCAGAATGTCGAAGGAGGCGCAGCCGCTGTTCGACGCGGTCAAGCGCCACATCGCCGAGAATGTCGATCCGATCACCGAGGAATTTTTCCGCCTCGGTGAAGGCCGCGCCGATCGCTGGAGCTGGGCGCCGGGCCAGCTCGAACTGCTCGAAGGCGCGAAGGACAAGGCGAAGGCCGCGGGCCTGTGGAATTTCTTCCTCCCGCACGGCGACACCGGCACCCCGCTCAGCAACCTCGACTATGCCTATATCGCTGCCGAGCTCGGCAAGTCGCCGCTCGCGTCGGAATCGCTCAACTGCTCGGCGCCCGACACGGGCAATATGGAAGTGCTCGAAATGGTCGGTACGCCCGACCAGAAGGAGCGCTGGCTTAAACCCCTTTTGAACGGCGAAATCCGCTCGGCCTATGTGATGACCGAGCCCGGCGTCGCCTCGTCGGATGCGAGCAACCTCGAAACGCGCGCGCGGCTCGAAGGCGATGAGTGGGTCATCAACGGCGAGAAATATTTCATCAGCGGCGCCGGCGATCCGCGCTGCAAGATATTGATCTGCATGGTCAACACCAACCCCGAGGCGGCGCGGAAGGCGCAGCATTCACAGATCCTCGTGCCGATGGACACGCCCGGCGTGCAGGTCCTCGGCCCGATGCACGTCTTTGGCGCCGACCATGCGCCGCAGGGGCATATGCACATGCGCTTCGACAATGTCCGCGTGCCGAAGGACAATATCCTGCTCGGCGAGGGCCGCGGGTTCGAGATTTCGCAGATGCGCCTCGGGCCGGGGCGTATACATCACTGCATGCGCACGATCGGCAAGGCCGAACGCGCGCTCGACCTGATGGTCAAGCGCGGCAATTCGCGTACCGCCTTTGGCCGCCAGATCTCGCAGCTCGGCAAGAATCTGGAAGTGATCGCACGCGCCCGGATCGAGATCGAGGCGATGCGCCTGATCGTGCTCAAGGCCGCGAAGGCGATGGACCTGCTCGGCAACCGCGAAGCGCGCGTCTGGGTCAGCATGGCGAAGGCGATGGTTCCCGAACGCACCTGCCAGATCATCGACCAGGCGATCCAGATCCACGGCGCGACCGGCATCTCGCAATGGACGCCGCTTGCCGACCTTTATGCCGATGTGCGCCACCTGCGTTTCGCCGATGGTCCCGACGAGGTCCATTATATGGTGGTCGGCCGCGAGGAACTGGGACGACACTGA